In a genomic window of Acropora muricata isolate sample 2 chromosome 2, ASM3666990v1, whole genome shotgun sequence:
- the LOC136909398 gene encoding monocarboxylate transporter 10-like isoform X1: MKMVPAEGSRAEAIKKTIARFFSGKRYKDSSFSWLVCVLSAVCNAISLGFALSFGVLFPEFIEYFDETRERAAFVGSATLGMLWFASPLAGYLCDRFGCRLTTLLGGLLCMVSLVATSFVQSLNLMYVTHSLGLGLGACFIYNSCYLVIGQYFHQRLSTATGIVALGASLGVLYNGPLLQMLLDSLGWRASLRSMTAAYGLICILSLAFNPNVEKKETTDSNLQNAEKADEEEGKKGISLYCSVWTFPTFTTVVISLVFGSFGMYIPYIILVMFSEEIDVTAVDASRLFIFIGFASSVGRLVTGRLCNETTVNPVYIYQISMLMACLATFLLAISSKYWHLIVFSAAYGFSDGIFITSQCYILLSCVDVKRRTASFAINNMFYSVAAAAGGPIAGLMADKTGNYVHSFYMTGGTLLVAFLIPFALVFITCKKSRVHPIDVEEAQVRQEPIKVTNISTEQRLEKTKESAT, encoded by the exons ATGAAAATGGTTCCTGCAGAAGGCAGTCGCGCAGAGGCgataaagaaaacaatagcGAGATTCTTCAGCGGGAAACGTTACAAAGACAGCTCTTTTTCTTGGTTGGTGTGTGTTTTATCGGCCGTCTGTAATGCCATAAGCCTTGGCTTTGCGCTAAGTTTCGGAGTTTTATTCCCGGAGTTCATTGAATACTTCGACGAAACAAGGGAAAGAGCAG CTTTCGTTGGATCGGCAACACTAGGCATGCTCTGGTTTGCAAGTCCGCTGGCTGGATATCTATGCGATCGCTTTGGCTGTCGACTAACAACATTACTGGGAGGATTACTTTGCATGGTCAGCTTGGTAGCCACATCCTTTGTTCAGAGCCTCAATCTCATGTACGTCACTCATAGTCTCGGCCTGGGCCTGGGAGCATGCTTCATCTACAACTCGTGTTATCTCGTGATTGGGCAGTATTTTCATCAAAGACTGTCCACTGCTACAGGCATTGTAGCATTAGGTGCTAGCTTAGGCGTTCTTTACAACGGACCTCTGCTTCAAATGCTTTTGGATTCCTTAGGATGGAGAGCGTCTTTGCGAAGCATGACAGCAGCTTACGGTTTAATTTGTATTCTCAGTTTGGCTTTTAACCCCAACGtagagaaaaaagaaacgacCGATTCAAATCTCCAAAATGCGGAAAAAGCAGATgaagaagaaggaaagaaaggaaTTTCTCTGTACTGCAGCGTTTGGACATTTCCTACCTTTACTACTGTAGTGATTTCTTTGGTGTTCGGAAGCTTTGGAATGTACATACCTTACATTATCCTA GTAATGTTCTCAGAAGAGATTGATGTCACAGCCGTTGATGCATCTCGTCTGTTCATCTTTATCGGATTTGCTTCGTCTGTTGGACGTCTAGTTACAGGAAGGTTGTGTAACGAAACAACTGTGAATCCTGTTTATATTTATCAAATATCGATGCTGATGGCATGTCTTGCCACATTTTTGTTGGCAATTTCTTCAAAGTATTGGCATCTAATTGTCTTCAGTGCTGCCTATGGTTTCAGCGATGGAATATTTATAACATCACAGTGTTACATCTTACTGAGCTGTGTGGACGTTAAGAGAAGAACAGCGTCATTTGCCATCAACAACATGTTCTATTCTGTTGCTGCAGCAGCTGGGGGACCTATTGCAG GCCTGATGGCTGACAAGACCGGAAACTATGTTCATTCATTTTACATGACAGGCGGAACTCTActtgtggcatttttaatccCATTCGCATTAGTATTTATCACTTGTAAAAAATCGAGAGTTCACCCCATTGATGTCGAAGAAGCACAAGTAAGGCAAGAGCCGATCAAGGTTACCAACATTAGCACTGAACAAAGActtgaaaagacaaaagaatcGGCTACTTGA
- the LOC136909398 gene encoding monocarboxylate transporter 10-like isoform X2 gives MLWFASPLAGYLCDRFGCRLTTLLGGLLCMVSLVATSFVQSLNLMYVTHSLGLGLGACFIYNSCYLVIGQYFHQRLSTATGIVALGASLGVLYNGPLLQMLLDSLGWRASLRSMTAAYGLICILSLAFNPNVEKKETTDSNLQNAEKADEEEGKKGISLYCSVWTFPTFTTVVISLVFGSFGMYIPYIILVMFSEEIDVTAVDASRLFIFIGFASSVGRLVTGRLCNETTVNPVYIYQISMLMACLATFLLAISSKYWHLIVFSAAYGFSDGIFITSQCYILLSCVDVKRRTASFAINNMFYSVAAAAGGPIAGLMADKTGNYVHSFYMTGGTLLVAFLIPFALVFITCKKSRVHPIDVEEAQVRQEPIKVTNISTEQRLEKTKESAT, from the exons ATGCTCTGGTTTGCAAGTCCGCTGGCTGGATATCTATGCGATCGCTTTGGCTGTCGACTAACAACATTACTGGGAGGATTACTTTGCATGGTCAGCTTGGTAGCCACATCCTTTGTTCAGAGCCTCAATCTCATGTACGTCACTCATAGTCTCGGCCTGGGCCTGGGAGCATGCTTCATCTACAACTCGTGTTATCTCGTGATTGGGCAGTATTTTCATCAAAGACTGTCCACTGCTACAGGCATTGTAGCATTAGGTGCTAGCTTAGGCGTTCTTTACAACGGACCTCTGCTTCAAATGCTTTTGGATTCCTTAGGATGGAGAGCGTCTTTGCGAAGCATGACAGCAGCTTACGGTTTAATTTGTATTCTCAGTTTGGCTTTTAACCCCAACGtagagaaaaaagaaacgacCGATTCAAATCTCCAAAATGCGGAAAAAGCAGATgaagaagaaggaaagaaaggaaTTTCTCTGTACTGCAGCGTTTGGACATTTCCTACCTTTACTACTGTAGTGATTTCTTTGGTGTTCGGAAGCTTTGGAATGTACATACCTTACATTATCCTA GTAATGTTCTCAGAAGAGATTGATGTCACAGCCGTTGATGCATCTCGTCTGTTCATCTTTATCGGATTTGCTTCGTCTGTTGGACGTCTAGTTACAGGAAGGTTGTGTAACGAAACAACTGTGAATCCTGTTTATATTTATCAAATATCGATGCTGATGGCATGTCTTGCCACATTTTTGTTGGCAATTTCTTCAAAGTATTGGCATCTAATTGTCTTCAGTGCTGCCTATGGTTTCAGCGATGGAATATTTATAACATCACAGTGTTACATCTTACTGAGCTGTGTGGACGTTAAGAGAAGAACAGCGTCATTTGCCATCAACAACATGTTCTATTCTGTTGCTGCAGCAGCTGGGGGACCTATTGCAG GCCTGATGGCTGACAAGACCGGAAACTATGTTCATTCATTTTACATGACAGGCGGAACTCTActtgtggcatttttaatccCATTCGCATTAGTATTTATCACTTGTAAAAAATCGAGAGTTCACCCCATTGATGTCGAAGAAGCACAAGTAAGGCAAGAGCCGATCAAGGTTACCAACATTAGCACTGAACAAAGActtgaaaagacaaaagaatcGGCTACTTGA